The genomic DNA AAGGTGTTCTCCCCCTCGGTAACTTCAAACTCCAATTCACTGGTACCAAATGCCTGGTATTTAGCGGGGATCGTGCTTTTAGGTGCTGCGGCAGGCTGCCCGCTTGTCATCATGGCTTCGTAGTCGGCTCCTTCGCTGGAGACCGACGAAGAAACATCGGTCACGCTAACACGATACTTGCCGATCGGTACGGTCGCATTGGGGCCGGACATCATCTGGAAGTTACCCGACGCGTCGCTCGTTCCACTTGCAGCAGCGTTATCACCCTTGAACGAGATCTGCGCTGCAACGGGCTTACCCTCCATTGTCACGGTGCCGGCCACTGTGCCACTTGGCCCTTCTCCACCGCATCCTACTAATGAGACTGTTAGACACAGACAGCCCACCCAACTAAACAGATTATTCATCGATCAAAATCCCTCGCGCGAAAAAACAAATGACGAAAACTAAAGAGGGCACTGCAAGCGAGATTGTTTGCAGCGCCCCGTGTTTACCAATGGAGACGGTCGAGTTCGCCCCTACTTAGAACCCATTGACGACCTCTCCGTCATCTCGAGTCGCCAAGTACTTAACGATAGGCATCGCGATCGTCTCAGCGATAAAGTGAACGCTACCGTCTCCGAAGACGGCCTGAACGCCTCCAGGGTGCGCCGAGAGCAAGGGGTTGTTCGGCCCATAATTGCTGCCTACGCCTGGAAGTGCCCAAGTATCGGTGCCAATCGGGTAACGGATCGACGTGACATTAAACTGGCGAGAATTGGGACCATTCCAGTTAGTTGTGGTCCCCGACCCGTCGGTTCCCATCGTCCATCCATGGGTCGTTCGGCTGTCCATTTGGATCCCATTGTCGTACATCCACGAGGAGGTTTCACCGATCATCATGACGTTCGATGTCCCGTCGGTCAGCTTTGCAAACGACAGCCATTTGTTCGTAGGAAACACGCCGCCAGCTGACATCTGCCCAGCCATTTCTTGAGCATTACAGCAATTGGAACCATTTCGGTTGCGCTGCTCCTGGAAACCGTCGGTGTCCCCAGTCGCACCTGCCTGTGGCGGAGTGGCGCTGCTCGTTTTGTCTTCGTCAATCGCTCCAGCGATTCCAACGTAAGACGGCCTTGTCGTTATCGCTCCTCCGCCAACATCCTTGTTGGGATCCATTGGATTTGAAGGACAGATGAACCCGCTCAACGTGACGCCATTAACGGCATCCCTATTCTGAGCGTTTGCACCGGTGTATCCAGGATGATCACCCGACGATGTCATCGAGTCATAAAGTGCTCCCTGCTCAATATATGGCAAGACGCTGTAGTAGAACGAAAAACCCCAACCTTGAAGTCTCCAGGTTCCCGCAGGCAAGGTGTTGTGCGTGTCATGGTAATTGTGCAATGCCAATCCCAATTGCTTCATGTTATTCCCGCACTGCATTCTTCTGGCCGCTTCGCGAGCTGCCTGCACGGCTGGCAACAAGAGGCCAACCAAAATTCCGATGATTGCAATCACCACAAGTAGTTCCACCAGAGTGAACGCCCTTCTCTTGATTTGCATCAATCAACTCCTCACAAAAAGAACAAAAAGTGAACGGAAAACCGCGAATCGCTGCGTAATGCCTAAGACTCAACATCGCTGTTTGCAAACTTACTGAACCCAGGCTCGGGCGGCTCCCCAAAACAACGCACGCCAAAATTAAACGGCGATCCCCGCAACAACGGGGGGCCACAACAACACGCTGCGGGAGATCAATATACCAGCCCTCAGGGGGGCTTAAAATCACAATCACCCCCTAAAAAAGGATTGCTATCCAACTTTAACCCCACCACAAAGAACACCTCCGACCGCCGAATCAACGACACCACTCAAGAGAATCAACTTATTGCAATGGTTTACCGCCCCCCCGGCGCGAAATTGCGTACGGCGACTTGCACGACAGGCGACCCCGCCCACCGTAAGCTCAACAGTCTTTTCACGGTCTCCGCTTGAAACCGTCAGCTGTCCGCTAATCGCACCATTGCCAAGGAAATAAGAGGGAGGATGATTTTCTCCCTGCGCTCAGCGACCTCCGTGACACGACTGAAGAATCCTCCAAAGGATTCGGGCCGATGTATTCGCTGCGCTATCGTCTTCGATCCGTTCGGATGATTGGCCGTTGATGCCACAGAGGATCGGTGTTTGTGGCTGACTCTTCTCTGTGAACTCTGAGCCCTCTGTGGCATGTTGTTGTCGCTGGGGGGAATAAAGCCCACACCACGCGCGATGCTCCCGAAGGGAGCGCAGACCGATGTGCGCCCCCGTCGGGGGCGGCGTTCGATTTCACGATTCGGTTACCGGTGGCGTTCGCTGCGCTCAAACCACCGGCTACCGTCTGGGGCCGCTTCGCGGTCCATGGGCTGCCGGAATGTTTGGAGCCCCGTTTTGTTTGGCGGGGCGAAGCTCCAGCAATTTGCCTAGCCCAGGCCAACGGCCTGGGAATGGCGATCGCAGCATCCGATCGGTAGGGCTAACGGCCCGGCAATTTGCTGCATTAGGATCGATCGGCGAACAAATCGCTGGGCCGTTGGCCCTCGCGGCGCCTGGGGGCGATGTGTTCCCAGGCCGTTGGCCTGGGCTAGGCAAATCGCCTGGCCTTCGGCCCGGCATCCGGAGCAGGACGCCCACCACGCACGACGTTCCCACAGGGAGCGCAGATCGATATGCGCCCCTTTGGGGGTGGCGTCCGACTTCACGCTCGGGTCCGGTGGTGTTCGCTGCGCTCAAACCTCCGGCTACCCCCTCGGGCCGCTTCGCGGCCCCGATCGATGCGAGAGGCGGTCGATCGACTCGCGCGATTCGGCTGAAACATCTACTCCAGCCTCGCCACCAGATGCATGACATCTGACCGTTCGCCGACGCAGACAGACCGGCATCCTCGGGAAAAGATTGGGGTTCAGATCCCCCATCGACCTGGTATAATGTCCATCCAGCAT from Rosistilla carotiformis includes the following:
- a CDS encoding DUF1559 domain-containing protein; the encoded protein is MQIKRRAFTLVELLVVIAIIGILVGLLLPAVQAAREAARRMQCGNNMKQLGLALHNYHDTHNTLPAGTWRLQGWGFSFYYSVLPYIEQGALYDSMTSSGDHPGYTGANAQNRDAVNGVTLSGFICPSNPMDPNKDVGGGAITTRPSYVGIAGAIDEDKTSSATPPQAGATGDTDGFQEQRNRNGSNCCNAQEMAGQMSAGGVFPTNKWLSFAKLTDGTSNVMMIGETSSWMYDNGIQMDSRTTHGWTMGTDGSGTTTNWNGPNSRQFNVTSIRYPIGTDTWALPGVGSNYGPNNPLLSAHPGGVQAVFGDGSVHFIAETIAMPIVKYLATRDDGEVVNGF